CACCGGTTTGGGGAACTGAAGAAAAAGCTGCCCAATATAACGGAACGAATGTTGACTTTGCAACTGCGGAAACTGGAGGAGCATAAAATTGTGAAACGGACCGTTTACGCAGAAGTGCCGCCGCGGGTGGAGTATGAATTGACGCCGATAGGTTACCAGCTGAAACCCATCATCAGACAACTGGAGAAGTGGGGGGAGCAGCATAAAAAGCTGATGTAAAGGACGACCGTGGTTGGCCTGCCCCGTTGATAAGAGCGCATGATGGAGAATGGAGTGTGCCGCCTATTTTAAGGGCGACCTTTTTTTCTGATGTTGGTTTCATGGGGTCAACGGCCGCTGCCGTAAAATTATCAGTCATGAAGTTCAAGCTAATTTTATCTTTTTTGCTTTCAGCCACTTGTTTTGCCGCATTCAGCCAGGAAAAGCGATCCGGCGAACCCGAAAAACGCGACATTGCCGCTACGGAGAATGGCTTGATCAAGATATCCGTCATGTACCCATATGCCGAGGGTAAAACCTTTGATATGGCGTATTATGAGACTAAGCACATGCCCATGGTGGCCGGTTTTTTGGGATCAAACCTGGTTAAATATACTATTGAAAAGGGGCTTTCCAGCGGTGTTCCCAACCAGCCTTTGCCTTTTATGGCTATTGGTACATTTTATGTTAAAAGCTTACATGAATATCAAGCGGCTATCGCTCCAAATAGAGATAGGATTCGTGCGGATTTTATAAATTATACCAATGCCGTTCCCGTTATTTTGGTGAGTGAGGTGGTAAGGTAAAGTTTATTTTAATGGTAAAGCATCCGGCATCCTTCCCATGATTTAACAGTCAATTGAACGATGCCCTGAATTCCAAAGGCGACAGGTCCGTCTTGTTTTTAAACAGTTTACTGAAGCTCTGCGGATGCCCGAAGCCTAGTTCGTAAGCGATTTCACTGACTGTTAATTGTGTCGTAGAAAGTTTTTCTTTCGCTTTTTCAATCAGTTTTTCATGAATGTATTGTTTAGCGCTTTTTCCTATCAATGAGCGGAGCACATCACTTAAATATCCCGCGGAAATATTCAATTGTCCGGCAAGAAAACGTACGCTTGGGATTCCCTGCTTCAAAGATTGTTCACTGTTGAAATACGCATCTAAAATGGTTTCCGTTTTTTGCAGGATATCATTATTGATGGTTTTACGGGTTATAAACTGTCGCTGATAAAAGCGGTTGGCATAGCTCAACAACAGTTCTATTTGGGCAATGATTACTTCCTGGCTGAATTCGTCAATCCTGCCGTTCAGTTCTTTTTCTATTATTGCGCATACGGAGAGAATGGTTTGTTTTTCTTCGTCTGACAAATGGAGGGCCTCGTTCACAGCATAGGAAAAATAGCTGTATTGTTTTATCTTTTTTGCCAGGGGATAACCTTGTAGAAAATCAGGATGGAGCAGCAGAATATAGCATGATGCGTTACCATTATTCTCTGTGCTTCCCACCAATTGATTAGGCGCCAGAAACAACATTCCTCCTTCGTCAAAATCGTAATAGCTCTGGCCGTATTTCAGCCTTCCGGCATTTTCTGCAATGAACGTTATTTTATAGAAACTCAACACATCATAGCCAGGTATGTTACCGGGATTTAAAGGCTGGTCTTTATCAAAATAGGTTATGCTGACCAACGGGTGTTTTGGTTTGGGCATCCCGAAGGCTCTATGTATCTCGGAAATGGACCGGAACCGGATAAGTTGATCTTCCTTTTTCATTTTTTAAATTTAAGATAAAATAGAAACCTATGGAGCAATCATCTCCATAGGTTTCAAGCCTTTTGGAAATTTACCAGGGGAAAATTTCGCGATTGGGTCCCGTAAACATGCCAGTGGGACCATCTTCCTCTAATGCCACACGCACCGGCTCCTGCGAACCTACTTCCACGGGATCAGTACCCTGAAAGTTATTCAGTGCAGTAGCGGTAAAGCTGGGCGTTACGGCATTTACCCTGATATTGGAATCTTCCAGTTCAATAGCAAGCGCCACCGTAATGGCATTAAGTGCTGTTTTGGATGCGCCGTAGATCACTTCGAAGCTTTTTCGCCAGGGGGTATTCGTTTCCATATTGAGCGCGAGCGAACCCAAAGCGCTTGATACATTTACGATTCGCGCAGCAGGCGCATTGCGCAATAATGGCAAAAATGCCTGGGTAACAGCCAGAGCGCCAAAAACATTGGTATTCCAAACGGTACGCATCTCATCAATAGAGGCTACACTGGCGCGGTTGGCGGCCATGATCTCTTCGAGTGTCCGGTTGGGAATCCCGGCATTTGATATCCCGGCATTGTTGACCAACAGCGTAAGATAGCCAAAGTCGCTATGGATCCGGGCGGCAGCTTCACGAACAGAAACCGGATCGGTTACGTCCAACTGTATGGCGCGGGCTTTTCCGCTGATTTCAGCCACAGCATCTTCACCATTTTTCAGGTTGCGTGAAGCTACATATACGGTGTAGCCATTATCGGCAAGCGCTTTCGCGATCTGAAAACCAACGCCTTTATTGGCTCCTGTTACGAGGGCTGTTTTGTTTGTTGCTGAGGAGGTGGAACCTGAAGTTCCTGTTTCATTTGCTTGCATAACTTTGCTTTTTATTGAAAATTTGTTTTGGCAAAATTCCGGAATCCGGCAGTGGCAGTTGTTGCCAAACTCAATATGATTGTAGTCGTATTGAGGATCGTGTTTTGTCTGATTGCCAACAACCGTCCTGCTGTCTCCGGGTCCCGGTGCTGCCATGTCTAATGCGATGGGTTGTTGCGGGAGACGCCTGAACCGGCTATATCGGGTCTTCACCGGCATCTCCCTGCGTTTTCAATGCTTTTTAGCTATCTTGCAAAGCAAGGTGCGGCGCAATTGTGCGGCCTCCGGAAAACAATTTTTGGGATGGAATTACATCAGAAAATAGCAGTTGCCAGGAAGAAGAAGGGATTTACCCAGGGGCAGTTGGCGGAAATGGCGAATGTTACCGTCCGGACCATTCAACGGCTGGAGAGTGGGGAGAGCGTTCCGAGGCCTTATACCATCAAGGCCATTGCTGCGGCCCTGGATACAACCTTCGAAATGCTGACCGCCGATGTGCCCGGTACTGCTGTGGCCGGCAGCTCAAATTCTCCGGTAAGCCGGGGCGGCGCTGAACAGGAGAAACATTTCCTGGAGATCCTGTGCCTTTCCTGTTTCAGTTACCTGGTAGTTCCGTTGGTGCATTTCCTGATTCCGGTCTATTTGCTGAAAAGGTCCGGCCAGCAGAATCATGCGGTCATCGCTTTTGCCCGGTTAATGATCAGGCGGCAAGTGTACTGGGCGGTGACCCTTAGCATGCTGCTGCTGCTGTCACTGAGCTATAACTTTATTGTATCTGTATATTTCCCGGGGGGCTTCCTGCTCCACTATATCTGGATCTTTGTGTCCATGTACCTGCTGAATGCCATCCTGATCAGCACCACCCTCTGGCGGATCAGGAATGCCGGGTTTTTGGTGAATATAAGAAGCTGATTATCAATAAATGTCGTGTTAAAGCCGGGTAAACTACGGCTGAAGGGCAGCCAGGAGAGCGTAGTTTTGTATCCTGAAAAAGATCCAGGATGCAAACGAAACCCAGATTCTTAAGCGGCATTTTACCGGCAGTTGTTGCGGGGTTGTTTTTTATGACCGCTGCCGCAAAGGCACAATCCGTTCCCGGCCTGCCGGAAAACCAGCTTGTCCTGCCCGCGGGAACATCCACTATTCCTTTTATCTGGCAGGGTGATAGCATCGGCCGGCAATGGGAACCTCATGCGGCCCTGCTGATCCCGGTGAGGTTGGCCCATTGCCCGCGTCAGTTTTATATGCAGTTCGACCTGGGCTCTCCTTATTCCCTGCTGTACCGGAACATGCTGACCGCTATTCAGCGGAAATATCCTCAAGCCCTTCCGCCGGGCGAACCGGGGAAGACATTAAAGAACATATCTTTTGAAGCCGGGGAAACACACGTTACAGCCGGCGAAATAGCGGTGGAGCAGTTCGATAGCACAGACATTGACTGGAATGACGAAAGCCGTATGGACATCATCGGCACGATAGGGACCGACCTGATTGACGGGAAAGTGGCCGTCATTGATTATCCCGGATGCCAGCTGAGCATTTCACCAGTCGTACCCGCAGCGCTGCTTCCTCATCTTTCCCTCGTGGATTTCACGTACGTGCGGCGAAGCATATTGCTTCCGGTGAAATTGCAGGGGGATGCGAAGATGATCTTCTTCGATACCGGCTCCAGCATGTATGAACTATTGACCGATGAAAGTACCTGCCGGCAACTCGCGGTTCACAATACCGCACATCTGCGGCACCAGGTTAAATCCTGGGATAAATATATCACGGCCAACAGTTTCGCATCAAATGAAACCATCGAGATCGCCGGCAAAAAGATCCCGCTCCGGTATTCCACGTACATGGAAGGGGTCAGCGATGCACAGGTTGAACAGATGGCCAAAATGGGCATCGCGGGCATGACAGGCAACAAACTTTTTTTGAACTACAAGCTGGTGCTGGATACCCGGAATAAAAAATTCGGGCTTATCCACGCTTTCGGACCTTCACTGAAACTGGACCGCAGTGGGGAGATAACGCGAAAAAAATATTCTGAAAAAAGTAGGTAATTCAAATGAGTTTTTGCTACATTTGGATGAGTAAGAAAATTTCCAATGCGCATTTTTGTTTGAAAGGAGTTGACCACGATGTATGTGCCAGCCCCGTCAGCTTAAACCTTTTAGCAAAGTGTACCGGCGGAAAGTTTGTGAGGCCCTTGATATAGCTAAGACGTTTGAAATTGTGCGCCGATCCCATTCCAGGTGTACAAAATGTAATTGTTGAGACACTATTTTTTAACACCCTAAATCTTTTTTTTAACCGGCTGCAAGCCATCCGCAAGACCAATACTCAGTTTGTTGACTTTTAGTGACCCTATGTTTGTAACGGAGTGTAATGGCTTGCATAACCCAGATATCAACTCAATATATAGCCCAGCATCGCTAAGCTCAAACATGTTTTGTGCATTCGTTAACGTAATGCGCTAAGGCGGACCTTTTTTGCCCGCTGGCGGAGAAACGCTGTTCGCACCGGTGAGCATTGTTCTCGTGTGCCCATACCATGGCAACAATACTTGCCTGAACTTTTTTTCTTTTTTTATTTCTTCACCATTTAAACAGTTTTTCTATGGAAAAAAGACCATTGAAGAATGTTGATCAAAAAAGCGCCGCTGAGAAGGTTGATCTGAACCTTTTCAAGATTGAGGAACTGGAAGAGAGGTTGGAAATGGCACAGCTGTCAACTTCTGCAGTAGGACCCAACAGCGTTTGCTGGATTGGAGACCCGGGATGTGGTGGTGGCGGTTGAGCCATCCATTACCTAATGATCCTTTAGGTCCGAAGTATATAGAGGGCAAAAGTTCTTTTGTCCTCTATATCATCCTTGCTGCAGCCACAGCACCGCGGTACGGTGTTCCTGTTTTAAAAATTCATTGGAGAATAATGAAAATCATCAGCGCTCATATACCCATTGACAAGAACGATATCTTCGCCATTGAACAACATCTGTACAAGTACCTGGATGACCATGTAGATCTGCCAACCGGCATAAGGTCCACGGTTTTCCCGGATCGTTTTACAGAGGAGAAGATGCACCTGATCATGCCTGTCTTCTTTTTCAAGGCATTTGGCCTGAAGTTCAATTCGTTTGTGCAGGATGTATCGATAGGCGGCTTCTTCTATTTTAAATACCTGTTGTGCCTCGATTTGCTGGCAGACCAGGATTCCCTCATCAACAATAAAAAGCTCTCGCAGGCCACTCTGCTGCAATCGCACATCTATCACGAAGAGGCGATGAAGATACTGGGCAAACTGCTGGGAGGCAATCATGCATTCTGGGCCACCTGGAGCATCAGGACAAAGGAGCTCATGGCCAGCATCATGCAGGACAAACAGTATAATATCAATATGAGCTTTGCGGATTATGAAAAGCTGTGTATCAGAAAGTGCAGCTTTTATAAAGCGGCAGTAGATGTTTTCTATCATAAGGTATCTTCCGGGAAAAATGAAGGTGCGGCGGAGATCTACAGGGACCTGATATCGCTGATCGATCATTTTTCAATAGCCCGGTGCATCCAGGATGATATCGAGGATGTGGTAAAGGACCTGCAGTTTTCCAAGAACAACATATGCCATATCGAGCTGAACAAGTCCCTGAGCGAGCGCGGGCTCTTTTTTTCGATGTGTAATGCGGACAATATACAGAGCTTATGCATCGGTACCGGCACCTTTGAGAAAGCGCTGGACCTGTCCATTGCCTACTACCGGAAGGCGCTCCTGGTCTGTAAGAAGTACAGCAGCAAGCTGGATAAACTGGAAACCCTGCTGAACGGGATGCTGAATACCCTGAGCCTTTACCTGGTGCAGATAAAAGCGTACAGGATCGATAAGATCATCAGGCGCGGCGCCCCGGCAGCGCCTTCCTGCGGCAAATACGATGTGCACAGCGGAAGACAGACGGCCCTGGAGTACATCAGGGACAAACAGTTTGCCGATGGCAGCTGGAATGATGTCATGAACAAGCAGGGCCTGAGCAATGTATGGGCCACGGGCTTCATATCGATCTTCAACGATGAGCCGGCCATGCTGGATGCTGCAGGAAAATTCCTGATCAATAATACCCATAATGGTTTATGGGGATATAATAACGACTGGACGTTCGACTACGATTCCAGCACCTGCTCCCTTATCGCCATCGCCAAGGCCGGGTATGCCCCGCTCAGTTCCGGAGCATTAGGCTTGTGGGCAGGCGGGCAAAATGAAGACGGCGGGTTCAGTACCTATAAGCTCAGCAATACGGAATTTGTGGAGAGGATAGGCCTTAGTCCCGGTAAACTGAAAGGGTGGTGCCAGTCACAGGTGTGCGTCAGTGCGCTGGCGTACTATTTTGCATGCAGGTATGCCAGGGATGAAGCATTTGTGCCCGGGTTGAGGGAATACCTGTTGAAAAATCGATCGGACAACGGGTTATGGCCGTCCTATTGGTGGACCTCCGAAATATATGCCACCTATTTTGTGCTGCAGGGAATGCTTTATGATGATCAGGTGGACATGTCGTATTTTGACAAGGCGGTCTCGCAGCTGGTCAGGCTGCAGAAAACGGATGGCAGCTTTGCCTGCAATTACACCAGGTCCGGCAGCGCTTTTTATACGGCGCTGGTGCTGGACCTTCTCTGCTCGGATACGGTCACCCGCGAAAAATATACGGGAACGGTGGACAAAAGCCTGCAATGGCTGCTTGACAACCAGTTCCAGGACGGCTCTTTTCCCAATACGAACTTCCTTGCGATCCCCAATCCCAACGTGGTAAAGTGGAATTTCAGCCGCACTGCCGGCTCGCTGAACCGCTTTGGGGGCGGCAGTTCCATCACCGGCGAGCAATATTCCTGCTATACGACCGCGGTGGTGCATAGCGCACTGACAAAATACCTTCACCAGGAAAGACAGGTCAATGTATGATGGACGTAAATGCAAATACCGTTCTGACGATCAACCCGCGCTGCCGCTGGTACACTTTCGATGCGAGGAAGAGCTTTATATTCATCAACGATGATAAGGAGAATATCCAGCAACGGTTTTTCGTGGACAACAACGTTGTGAAGATCATCAGCGGCATCAACGGGAACCTGAGCATTTCGGAACTGACCGACTACGTCAATGAAAAATACCTCTGGAACCTGTCCACCGATAACGTGATCACGATCATAAAGGACAACCTGGCCGGGTATAACCTTTTCCAGGGCGAAACGGAGATGAAACGCATCCCGGACCTCTCTTTCTCCAACAAGTACATCAAGCTGAAGCTCCGCATCTTTCCCGCCAGGGTGGCCAGGGCTATTGCCGGCAAGTTCGTTTTCCTGTTTTCCCCGAAAGTATTTTATACCCTTTTGGCCTGTACAGTGCTTTTTAATGTAGCGCTGTTCTTCTCCGAGATCGGGGTATCGCAATTCCCTCAGTTTTCAACCCACGGGATCATATTCCCCTTTTTGCATTTGAACATCATTATCCCTTGTCTTCTCCTGAATTTCTTTTCCCTGTTGCTCCACGAGTTCGGCCATTCATCCGCATCCGAGAAATTCAAGGCAAAATGCGGGGAGATCGGGTTCGGGTTTTACCTGCTGACGCCGGTGCTCTATTCCGATGTTACGGAAATTTGGCGCCTGAAAAAGCAGCAAAGGATCATTGTGGACCTGGCGGGCGTTTACATGCAGTTCCTGTTTATGACCATCTTGTCCGTGATCTATCTTTTTACCTTCCGGCACGTTTACCTGGCGGCATCGTGTTTTATAGGCATAGGGGCGCTGATCAATCTCAACCCGTTCCTGCGGTTCGATGGATACTGGGTGCTGTCTGACATGACGAATATCGTCAACCTGAGAAGCCGGTCCAATTTGCTCGCAAACCAGTTCTATGGAAAGATGATCGGGATCAACAAGAGTTGGCAACCTTCCCCGCTCAATATTTTCCTGACTTCCTACGGCGTAGCGTCCATGGTATTTATTCTCCTCTTCGTGTTTTACATGTTATTCATGAATGCAGATTCGGTGATCAACTTTCCGCTCCGGATCTACAGGATCATCGAAGCGCTGATAAACGGGCAATCCGTATCTATTGAATATCTGTCTTCCAATATCCTGTCCTTCGTGTTTACGGCTATATTCTACTACCTGGCGTTCAAACTGATTGTTAACTTATTTAAAAAGAAGAAAAATGCAGTATAAGCTATCTTCCTACATCGTGTTTTCAGAAAGTTTTTTGGAGCCGGACAAGGTGTTGGTGTATTCTACAAGGACCAATAAGCTGCTTAAGATAGCCAGGGAATTCAGAACGCTGTTGCAGGACAACAGGCTGGAAGATATTCCCGAGGGCGCCATTCAATACCTGGCAGACCAGAAAGTGCTGGTAGCGGATGGGGAACAGGAACTCAGCACGGTCATAGCAGAGAACAGGGCGCATAACGAAGAGAACAGTTCAACGCTGTACGAGGTGATCCAGCCCAGTGCCTGGTGTCAGCTGGGCTGCCATTATTGCGGGCAGGAACATAAGGAAAAGCTGCTGGGTGAATTGGAAATAGACAAGATACTGTCCCGCATTGAAACCAAGCTGGCGGCCGGCAATTGCACCGGGCTGGAGATTGGCTGGTTTGGAGGAGAGCCCTTATCCGGCCTGAGCAGCATGCGGATCATCAATGCCCGGCTGAAAGAGATGACCGCCAGGCTCAATATCAGGTATCAAAGCAAGATCGTTACCAATGGCGTGAACCTGAAGTTCAGCGTTTTTAAGGAACTGATCGAGGATTTCAACGTCAGGCATATGGAGGTGACGCTGGACGGACTGGGTGACTTTCATGACCAGAACAGGGCGCTGAAAACGAAGAAAGGATCATTCCATACCATCTATAATAACCTGTTGAGCATCCTGCTGTCCGATTACTTTGATGTGAACAGGCACAGCATTTCCATCAGGTGCAATGTGAACAAGGATAACTTTTCCGGCATTGAGCCCTTGCTGTATAAACTGAAGGAAGATAACCTGCACGACAAGATCAGGAGCATCTATTTTATGTCCATTTATTCCTGGGCGCAGAACCATGCGGATGTAAGCTCCTACACCAAGGAAGAGTTTGCCTACCTGCGGCTGAAGCTCGAATGCCTGAAGATCATGCTCGGATACCGTTATTCGTTTATCCTTCCCCGGGAGAGAAAATACAAT
This genomic stretch from Chitinophaga sp. XS-30 harbors:
- a CDS encoding helix-turn-helix domain-containing protein, producing MSRIKETSTNFANKQALADECAEAYAANIIGGQWALVICSWLTNGKHRFGELKKKLPNITERMLTLQLRKLEEHKIVKRTVYAEVPPRVEYELTPIGYQLKPIIRQLEKWGEQHKKLM
- a CDS encoding EthD family reductase codes for the protein MKFKLILSFLLSATCFAAFSQEKRSGEPEKRDIAATENGLIKISVMYPYAEGKTFDMAYYETKHMPMVAGFLGSNLVKYTIEKGLSSGVPNQPLPFMAIGTFYVKSLHEYQAAIAPNRDRIRADFINYTNAVPVILVSEVVR
- a CDS encoding AraC family transcriptional regulator codes for the protein MKKEDQLIRFRSISEIHRAFGMPKPKHPLVSITYFDKDQPLNPGNIPGYDVLSFYKITFIAENAGRLKYGQSYYDFDEGGMLFLAPNQLVGSTENNGNASCYILLLHPDFLQGYPLAKKIKQYSYFSYAVNEALHLSDEEKQTILSVCAIIEKELNGRIDEFSQEVIIAQIELLLSYANRFYQRQFITRKTINNDILQKTETILDAYFNSEQSLKQGIPSVRFLAGQLNISAGYLSDVLRSLIGKSAKQYIHEKLIEKAKEKLSTTQLTVSEIAYELGFGHPQSFSKLFKNKTDLSPLEFRASFN
- a CDS encoding radical SAM/SPASM domain-containing protein produces the protein MQYKLSSYIVFSESFLEPDKVLVYSTRTNKLLKIAREFRTLLQDNRLEDIPEGAIQYLADQKVLVADGEQELSTVIAENRAHNEENSSTLYEVIQPSAWCQLGCHYCGQEHKEKLLGELEIDKILSRIETKLAAGNCTGLEIGWFGGEPLSGLSSMRIINARLKEMTARLNIRYQSKIVTNGVNLKFSVFKELIEDFNVRHMEVTLDGLGDFHDQNRALKTKKGSFHTIYNNLLSILLSDYFDVNRHSISIRCNVNKDNFSGIEPLLYKLKEDNLHDKIRSIYFMSIYSWAQNHADVSSYTKEEFAYLRLKLECLKIMLGYRYSFILPRERKYNTCMATDARSEMYDPYGNVFNCTEVSLTDVYKDTAYEMGNIKFLDADSKPKRIFSNWFESIEKNAHYQCHSCKVFPICGGGCPKSWMEKNAPCPTFRNSIAADIRLKEIMSHAGEENKADLVASFEKGLKSSDFIYNNNW
- a CDS encoding helix-turn-helix domain-containing protein, which translates into the protein MELHQKIAVARKKKGFTQGQLAEMANVTVRTIQRLESGESVPRPYTIKAIAAALDTTFEMLTADVPGTAVAGSSNSPVSRGGAEQEKHFLEILCLSCFSYLVVPLVHFLIPVYLLKRSGQQNHAVIAFARLMIRRQVYWAVTLSMLLLLSLSYNFIVSVYFPGGFLLHYIWIFVSMYLLNAILISTTLWRIRNAGFLVNIRS
- a CDS encoding SDR family NAD(P)-dependent oxidoreductase: MAAPGPGDSRTVVGNQTKHDPQYDYNHIEFGNNCHCRIPEFCQNKFSIKSKVMQANETGTSGSTSSATNKTALVTGANKGVGFQIAKALADNGYTVYVASRNLKNGEDAVAEISGKARAIQLDVTDPVSVREAAARIHSDFGYLTLLVNNAGISNAGIPNRTLEEIMAANRASVASIDEMRTVWNTNVFGALAVTQAFLPLLRNAPAARIVNVSSALGSLALNMETNTPWRKSFEVIYGASKTALNAITVALAIELEDSNIRVNAVTPSFTATALNNFQGTDPVEVGSQEPVRVALEEDGPTGMFTGPNREIFPW